From Ailuropoda melanoleuca isolate Jingjing chromosome 8, ASM200744v2, whole genome shotgun sequence, a single genomic window includes:
- the JAM3 gene encoding junctional adhesion molecule C isoform X2, translating into MALRRRPAVRLCARLPDFFLLLLFRGCLIGAVNLKSNNQTPVVQEFESVELSCIITDSQTSDPRIEWKKIQDQTTYVFFGNRIQGDLAGRAELLGKTSLRIWNATRKDSALYRCEVVALNDHKEIDEIDIELTVQVKPVPPVCRVPKAVPVGKSATLHCQESEGYPRPHYSWYRNNMPLPRDSRANPRFRNSSFLLNSETGTLVFNAVHKEDSGQYYCIASNDAGSAVCEEQEMEVYDVNIGGIIGGIVVVLAVLVLITVGICCAYGRDCFISNKQNRERATLDTSHHL; encoded by the exons gttGCTTGATTGGGGCGGTGAATCTCAAGTCCAACAACCAAACCCCAGTGGTACAGGAATTTGAAA GTGTGGAACTATCTTGTATCATTACGGATTCACAGACAAGTGACCCCAGGATCGAATGGAAGAAAATTCAAGACCAAACCACATACGTGTTTTTTGGCAACAGAATTCAGG GAGATTTGGCAGGTCGTGCAGAACTATTGGGGAAAACCTCTCTAAGGATCTGGAATGCGACCCGGAAAGACTCAGCCCTCTACCGCTGTGAGGTGGTTGCTCTAAACGACCACAAAGAAATTGATGAGATTGACATTGAGTTAACTGTGCAAG TGAAGCCGGTACCTCCTGTGTGCAGGGTCCCAAAGGCTGTGCCTGTGGGCAAGTCGGCCACGCTGCACTGCCAGGAGAGCGAGGGCTACCCCCGGCCGCACTACAGCTGGTATCGCAACAACATGCCGCTGCCCAGGGACTCCAGAGCCAATCCCAGATTCCGAAATTCCTCTTTTCTCCTAAACTCTGAAACAGGCACTCTG GTTTTCAATGCTGTCCACAAGGAGGACTCCGGGCAGTATTACTGCATCGCTTCCAATGATGCAGGCTCAGCCGTGTGCGAGGAGCAGGAGATGGAAGTCT ATGACGTGAACATTGGTGGCATTATTGGGGGGATCGTGGTGGTCCTTGCTGTGCTGGTCCTGATCACAGTGGGCATCTGCTGCGCGTACGGACGGGACTGCTTCATCAGTAATAAACAGAACCGCGAAAG GGCGACTTTAGACACAAGTCATCATTTGTGA
- the JAM3 gene encoding junctional adhesion molecule C isoform X1 — MALRRRPAVRLCARLPDFFLLLLFRGCLIGAVNLKSNNQTPVVQEFESVELSCIITDSQTSDPRIEWKKIQDQTTYVFFGNRIQGDLAGRAELLGKTSLRIWNATRKDSALYRCEVVALNDHKEIDEIDIELTVQVKPVPPVCRVPKAVPVGKSATLHCQESEGYPRPHYSWYRNNMPLPRDSRANPRFRNSSFLLNSETGTLVFNAVHKEDSGQYYCIASNDAGSAVCEEQEMEVYDVNIGGIIGGIVVVLAVLVLITVGICCAYGRDCFISNKQNRESYKSPGKSDSVNYIRTDEEGDFRHKSSFVI; from the exons gttGCTTGATTGGGGCGGTGAATCTCAAGTCCAACAACCAAACCCCAGTGGTACAGGAATTTGAAA GTGTGGAACTATCTTGTATCATTACGGATTCACAGACAAGTGACCCCAGGATCGAATGGAAGAAAATTCAAGACCAAACCACATACGTGTTTTTTGGCAACAGAATTCAGG GAGATTTGGCAGGTCGTGCAGAACTATTGGGGAAAACCTCTCTAAGGATCTGGAATGCGACCCGGAAAGACTCAGCCCTCTACCGCTGTGAGGTGGTTGCTCTAAACGACCACAAAGAAATTGATGAGATTGACATTGAGTTAACTGTGCAAG TGAAGCCGGTACCTCCTGTGTGCAGGGTCCCAAAGGCTGTGCCTGTGGGCAAGTCGGCCACGCTGCACTGCCAGGAGAGCGAGGGCTACCCCCGGCCGCACTACAGCTGGTATCGCAACAACATGCCGCTGCCCAGGGACTCCAGAGCCAATCCCAGATTCCGAAATTCCTCTTTTCTCCTAAACTCTGAAACAGGCACTCTG GTTTTCAATGCTGTCCACAAGGAGGACTCCGGGCAGTATTACTGCATCGCTTCCAATGATGCAGGCTCAGCCGTGTGCGAGGAGCAGGAGATGGAAGTCT ATGACGTGAACATTGGTGGCATTATTGGGGGGATCGTGGTGGTCCTTGCTGTGCTGGTCCTGATCACAGTGGGCATCTGCTGCGCGTACGGACGGGACTGCTTCATCAGTAATAAACAGAACCGCGAAAG TTACAAGAGTCCGGGGAAGTCAGATAGCGTGAACTATATCAGGACAGATGAGGAG GGCGACTTTAGACACAAGTCATCATTTGTGATCTGA